The Hymenobacter baengnokdamensis genome includes a region encoding these proteins:
- the serA gene encoding phosphoglycerate dehydrogenase — translation MPDAAPLLPYLVFDFDSTFTQVEGLDELADIALAGQPDQAERVGQIKALTDRGMAGEIGFQESLSQRLALLGAHRRHLAPLVAHLQTKVSASIRRNGDFFRQHADHIYVVSSGFREFIEPVVAEFGIDPSHVLANTFTFDAEGNITGCDPANVLSRDGGKIRQLVLLDLDGPVYVLGDGYTDYQIREAGLAHRFYAYTENVSRPSVVAHADEVLPTFDEFLYQLKLPMTLSYPKNRIKVLLLENPDARAAELFRQEGYQVEQLKGALDEDELIARIEGVSILGIRSKTQVTARVLAAANRLIAVGAFCIGTNQIDLPEAMKKGVAVFNAPFSNTRSVVELTLAELIVLARRIPEKNPKMHRGEWDKSASGSFEIRGKTLGIIGYGNIGAQLSVVAEAVGLKVIYYDMAEKLQLGNAVKARSLDELLPQADVVTLHIDGRPENQDFFGEKEFALMKPGALFINNARGHVVDVPALAAALRSGHLGGAAIDVFPHEPKTNSEAFESELRGLPNVLLTPHIGGSTAEAQRNIAEFVPERIMEYVNTGNTQQSVNFPNIQLPTQPGHRLIHIHANVPGVLASINNVLAAHHVNILGQYLKTNELIGYVITDINREYDQDVIQALRAVEHTIKFRVLY, via the coding sequence ATGCCCGACGCTGCCCCGCTCCTCCCCTACCTCGTTTTCGACTTCGACTCCACCTTCACGCAGGTCGAAGGCCTCGATGAGCTGGCCGACATTGCCCTGGCCGGCCAGCCCGACCAAGCCGAGCGCGTGGGCCAAATTAAGGCGCTCACCGACCGCGGCATGGCTGGTGAAATCGGCTTTCAGGAATCGTTGAGCCAGCGGCTGGCGCTGCTGGGGGCGCACCGGCGGCACCTGGCGCCGCTGGTGGCGCACCTGCAAACGAAGGTGAGCGCGAGCATTCGGCGCAACGGGGACTTCTTCCGGCAGCACGCCGACCACATCTACGTGGTGAGCAGCGGCTTCCGCGAGTTTATTGAGCCCGTAGTGGCCGAGTTTGGTATCGACCCCAGCCACGTGCTGGCCAACACGTTTACGTTTGATGCGGAAGGCAACATCACCGGCTGCGACCCGGCCAACGTGCTGAGCCGCGACGGCGGTAAGATTCGCCAGCTCGTGCTGCTCGACCTCGACGGGCCGGTGTACGTGCTCGGCGATGGCTACACCGACTACCAGATTCGCGAAGCGGGCCTGGCCCACCGCTTCTACGCCTACACCGAAAACGTGAGCCGCCCCAGCGTGGTAGCCCACGCCGACGAGGTGCTGCCCACGTTTGACGAGTTTCTCTACCAGCTGAAATTACCCATGACCCTGAGCTATCCCAAGAACCGAATAAAGGTTCTTTTACTCGAAAACCCCGATGCCCGCGCCGCCGAGCTGTTTCGGCAGGAAGGCTACCAGGTAGAGCAGCTGAAGGGCGCCCTCGACGAGGACGAGCTGATTGCCCGCATCGAGGGTGTGAGCATCCTGGGCATCCGGTCCAAAACGCAGGTGACTGCCCGGGTGCTAGCCGCGGCCAACCGCCTCATTGCCGTTGGAGCGTTCTGCATTGGCACCAACCAGATTGACTTGCCCGAGGCCATGAAAAAAGGCGTCGCGGTGTTTAACGCGCCCTTCTCCAACACCCGCTCGGTGGTCGAGCTGACGCTGGCTGAGCTGATTGTGCTGGCCCGCCGCATTCCGGAAAAAAACCCCAAGATGCACCGGGGCGAGTGGGATAAGTCGGCCAGCGGCTCATTCGAGATTCGGGGCAAAACCCTGGGCATCATTGGCTACGGCAATATCGGGGCGCAGCTCTCGGTGGTAGCCGAGGCTGTGGGCCTGAAGGTAATTTATTACGACATGGCCGAAAAGCTTCAGCTGGGCAACGCCGTGAAGGCCCGGAGCCTGGACGAGCTGCTGCCCCAGGCCGACGTGGTAACGCTGCACATCGACGGCCGGCCCGAAAACCAGGATTTTTTCGGCGAGAAGGAGTTTGCGCTGATGAAACCCGGCGCGCTCTTTATTAACAACGCCCGCGGCCACGTGGTGGACGTGCCGGCCCTGGCCGCGGCCCTGCGCAGCGGCCACCTCGGCGGCGCCGCCATCGACGTGTTCCCGCACGAGCCCAAAACCAATAGCGAAGCGTTTGAGAGCGAGCTGCGCGGGCTGCCCAACGTGCTGCTCACGCCCCACATTGGCGGCAGCACGGCCGAGGCCCAGCGCAACATCGCCGAGTTTGTGCCCGAGCGCATCATGGAGTACGTGAACACCGGCAACACCCAGCAGAGCGTCAATTTCCCCAATATTCAGCTGCCCACCCAGCCCGGCCACCGGCTCATCCACATTCACGCCAACGTGCCGGGCGTGCTGGCCAGTATCAACAACGTGCTGGCCGCGCACCACGTCAACATCCTTGGTCAGTACCTGAAAACCAACGAGTTAATTGGCTACGTAATCACCGATATCAACCGCGAGTACGACCAGGACGTGATTCAGGCGCTGCGCGCGGTAGAGCACACCATCAAGTTCCGGGTGTTGTATTAA
- a CDS encoding NAD-dependent epimerase/dehydratase family protein, with protein sequence MKSPQKPAGKKRVAVTGGTGKLGKVCVQDLLAHGYDVFVIDTVAPEKGIPGIIADLSDFGQTLDAFSSVGHEIHAGVGTNAFDAIVHLAAFPTPRQYPDSHLFQNNIMGTYNVFEAARRLGIHNVIWASSETTLGEPFEGGEPYAPVDEDYPLRAKSAYALAKVLMEDMARQFVLQTPAMKLVGLRFSNVMEPQDYAKFPAYDHDPEERKWNMWAYIDARDGSQAIRKALEWEATGMHPFIIANADTVMSKSSTELMKNYLPNVPVRKKLGEHETLLSIEKARKVLGYEPEFSWREAKSR encoded by the coding sequence ATGAAATCTCCCCAAAAGCCCGCCGGCAAAAAGCGTGTGGCCGTGACCGGCGGCACCGGCAAACTCGGCAAAGTATGCGTGCAGGACCTGCTGGCCCACGGCTACGACGTGTTCGTAATTGATACCGTGGCGCCCGAGAAAGGCATACCAGGCATCATCGCCGACTTGTCTGATTTCGGCCAGACGCTCGACGCGTTTTCTTCGGTGGGCCATGAAATACACGCCGGCGTGGGCACCAATGCCTTCGATGCCATCGTGCACCTGGCGGCTTTCCCGACGCCGCGCCAGTACCCCGATTCCCATCTGTTTCAAAACAACATCATGGGCACCTACAACGTGTTTGAGGCCGCCCGCCGGCTGGGCATCCACAACGTCATCTGGGCCAGCAGCGAAACCACACTGGGCGAGCCTTTTGAGGGCGGCGAGCCCTACGCGCCCGTGGATGAGGACTACCCGCTGCGCGCCAAAAGCGCCTACGCCCTGGCCAAGGTGCTGATGGAGGACATGGCCCGCCAGTTTGTGCTGCAAACGCCCGCCATGAAGCTCGTCGGCCTGCGCTTCAGCAACGTGATGGAGCCGCAGGACTACGCCAAATTCCCGGCCTACGACCACGACCCCGAGGAGCGCAAGTGGAACATGTGGGCCTACATCGACGCCCGCGACGGCTCTCAGGCCATCCGCAAGGCCCTTGAGTGGGAGGCCACCGGCATGCACCCCTTTATCATCGCCAACGCCGATACGGTGATGTCGAAATCCTCAACCGAGTTGATGAAAAACTACTTGCCCAATGTACCAGTGAGGAAAAAGCTGGGCGAGCACGAAACGCTGCTCTCAATTGAGAAGGCCCGGAAAGTGCTGGGCTACGAGCCCGAGTTCAGCTGGCGCGAGGCAAAGTCGCGGTAA
- a CDS encoding xanthine dehydrogenase family protein molybdopterin-binding subunit produces the protein MKTQEKHIGGSMSRVDGHLKVTGGARYSAEYELPGMTYGVLVGSTIAKGRITSLDTKAAERAPGVLAVLTHLNAPKVPGFKPAGKDPSQPPTEGGPLKVFYDEKIRFNDQPIALVVADTFERARHAARLVKAQYAKETHQTSMEVGAAQAFLPSSARKNPKSPMADYQRGQADAYQTASLKIEQEYVIPTEMHSPMEMQSVTAHWEAPDRLTLYDKTQGTLGTRRDFAREWNLPEENVQVIATFVGGAFGNALHSWPHESAAVMGAKVVGRPLKLMLTREQMFTMVGYRPYTWQKIGMSATADGKITAISHDSIGQTSSYEEFTESTLAQTRMMYQSPNLTTRYRIAALDVSTPIWMRGPGEATGAFALESAMDEMAYLLKLDPLEFRLRNYTDQDPEKNRPWSTKFLKECYQLGADRIGWQNRKLEPGAVREGDWLLGYGMGVGTFGAHRGSAHVSAQLLPNGHVVLQCATTDIGPGTGTAMTQIAADALGIAPGRITFELGNSGFPQSGSQGGSSTVNTVGQAVQDACLALKDKLRELAGASLPAFASAKKEDVQLADGYLTLASAGASRAQYADLLKQPGAAFVNVESKPTGTDGQTYSMYSFSVHFAQVAVHALTGEVRVRKLVSCADAGTIINQKTAANQMKGGAVGGIGMALMEDAVIDHRYGRYVTKDFADYHVPVHADAPAVEVAFVNQPDYHVNALGTKGIGEIATIGVAPAIANAVFNATGKRVRELPITPDKLV, from the coding sequence ATGAAAACGCAAGAAAAGCACATCGGGGGCTCGATGAGCCGGGTAGATGGCCACCTCAAAGTGACGGGCGGCGCCCGCTACTCGGCTGAGTACGAGCTGCCGGGCATGACCTACGGCGTGCTCGTGGGCAGCACCATCGCCAAGGGCCGCATTACGAGCCTCGATACCAAGGCCGCCGAGCGCGCGCCGGGCGTACTGGCCGTGCTTACGCACCTCAACGCGCCCAAGGTACCGGGCTTTAAGCCGGCCGGCAAAGACCCCTCGCAGCCCCCGACCGAGGGCGGGCCGCTAAAGGTATTTTACGACGAGAAGATTCGCTTCAACGACCAGCCAATTGCCTTGGTGGTGGCCGACACCTTCGAGCGGGCCCGCCACGCGGCCCGGCTCGTGAAGGCGCAGTACGCTAAAGAAACGCACCAGACCAGCATGGAAGTGGGCGCGGCACAGGCGTTTCTTCCCTCTTCGGCCCGGAAAAATCCGAAGTCGCCGATGGCCGACTACCAGCGCGGGCAGGCCGATGCCTACCAAACGGCCAGCCTCAAAATCGAGCAGGAATATGTGATTCCGACCGAGATGCACAGCCCGATGGAGATGCAGTCCGTCACGGCGCACTGGGAGGCGCCCGACCGTCTCACGCTGTACGATAAGACGCAGGGCACGCTGGGCACGCGCCGCGACTTTGCCAGGGAGTGGAACCTGCCCGAGGAGAACGTGCAGGTGATTGCCACCTTCGTGGGCGGCGCCTTCGGCAATGCCCTGCACAGCTGGCCGCACGAGTCGGCCGCCGTGATGGGCGCCAAGGTGGTTGGCCGCCCGCTAAAGCTCATGCTGACCCGCGAGCAGATGTTTACGATGGTGGGCTACCGGCCGTATACCTGGCAGAAAATCGGGATGAGCGCCACGGCCGACGGTAAAATCACGGCCATCAGCCACGACTCCATCGGCCAGACTTCCAGCTACGAGGAGTTTACCGAATCGACGCTGGCCCAGACGCGCATGATGTACCAGTCGCCCAACCTGACGACGCGCTACCGCATCGCGGCCCTCGATGTGAGCACGCCCATCTGGATGCGCGGCCCCGGCGAGGCCACCGGCGCGTTTGCCCTGGAGTCGGCGATGGACGAGATGGCGTATCTGCTCAAGCTCGACCCGCTGGAGTTTCGCCTGCGCAACTATACCGACCAGGACCCGGAGAAAAACCGGCCCTGGAGCACCAAGTTTCTGAAGGAATGCTACCAGCTCGGCGCCGACCGCATTGGCTGGCAAAACCGCAAGCTGGAGCCCGGTGCCGTGCGTGAGGGCGACTGGCTGCTGGGCTATGGCATGGGCGTGGGTACCTTCGGCGCGCACCGGGGCTCGGCCCACGTGAGCGCCCAATTGCTGCCCAACGGCCACGTGGTGCTGCAATGCGCCACCACCGACATTGGTCCCGGCACCGGCACGGCCATGACCCAGATTGCCGCCGACGCGTTGGGTATTGCCCCTGGCCGCATCACGTTTGAGCTGGGTAATTCGGGCTTCCCGCAGTCGGGCTCGCAGGGTGGCTCGTCGACGGTGAATACCGTGGGCCAGGCCGTGCAGGATGCCTGCCTGGCGCTGAAAGACAAGCTGCGCGAGCTGGCCGGGGCCAGCCTGCCGGCCTTCGCCTCGGCTAAAAAAGAAGACGTGCAATTGGCCGACGGCTACCTCACGCTGGCCAGCGCGGGGGCTAGCCGGGCGCAGTACGCCGACCTGCTCAAGCAGCCGGGCGCGGCCTTCGTCAACGTGGAGTCGAAGCCCACCGGCACCGATGGCCAGACGTATTCGATGTACTCGTTTTCGGTGCACTTTGCCCAGGTGGCGGTGCACGCGCTCACCGGCGAGGTGCGGGTGCGCAAGCTCGTGTCGTGCGCCGACGCGGGCACCATCATCAACCAGAAAACCGCCGCCAACCAGATGAAGGGCGGTGCCGTGGGCGGCATCGGCATGGCCCTGATGGAAGACGCCGTCATCGACCACCGCTACGGCCGCTACGTCACCAAGGACTTTGCCGACTACCATGTGCCCGTGCACGCCGACGCGCCAGCCGTAGAAGTGGCCTTCGTGAACCAGCCAGACTACCACGTGAACGCGCTGGGCACCAAGGGCATCGGCGAAATTGCAACTATCGGCGTGGCCCCGGCCATTGCCAATGCCGTGTTCAACGCCACCGGCAAGCGCGTGCGCGAGCTGCCCATTACGCCCGATAAATTGGTGTAA
- a CDS encoding FAD binding domain-containing protein: MNQFQYVRATKPQAAIDVVAKDPTAKFIAGGTNLVDLMKRGVMTPQKLVDINRLPLNKIESQNNSLRIGALALNSAVAGDAQIRARQPLLALALNAGASPQLRNMATVGGNMLQRTRCAYFYDLSMPCNKREPGTGCAALEGINRMHAIFGASDKCIAVHPSDMSVALVALDATVLISGPKGDRRLAFSDFHRLPGDTPERDANLEAGELITAVDIPDNPFTRHVHYQKVRERASYAFALVSAAVALDIENNTIKAARLALGGVAHKPWRLPAAEQALVGQPATEASFRRAAEVAMQGAKAFKHNAYKLRLAPNTLVQALKTASAA, translated from the coding sequence ATGAACCAGTTCCAGTACGTGCGCGCTACCAAGCCGCAGGCCGCTATCGACGTAGTAGCCAAAGACCCCACCGCCAAGTTTATCGCCGGCGGCACCAACCTCGTCGATTTGATGAAGCGCGGCGTGATGACGCCGCAAAAGCTGGTAGACATCAACCGCCTGCCGCTCAATAAAATCGAGAGTCAGAATAACAGCCTGCGCATCGGGGCGCTGGCCCTGAACTCGGCCGTGGCAGGCGATGCGCAGATACGCGCTCGCCAGCCGCTGCTCGCCCTGGCGCTGAATGCCGGCGCCTCGCCGCAGCTGCGCAACATGGCTACCGTGGGCGGCAACATGCTGCAACGCACCCGCTGTGCTTATTTCTATGACCTGAGTATGCCCTGCAACAAGCGCGAGCCCGGCACCGGCTGCGCCGCGCTCGAAGGCATCAACCGCATGCACGCCATCTTCGGGGCCAGCGACAAGTGCATTGCCGTGCATCCCAGCGACATGAGCGTGGCGCTGGTGGCCCTCGATGCTACGGTGCTCATCAGCGGGCCGAAGGGCGACCGGCGGCTGGCCTTCAGCGACTTTCACCGCCTGCCCGGCGACACGCCCGAGCGCGATGCCAACCTCGAAGCCGGCGAGCTGATAACGGCCGTGGACATTCCCGATAATCCGTTTACCAGGCACGTGCACTACCAGAAGGTGCGCGAGCGCGCCAGCTACGCCTTCGCCCTGGTGAGCGCCGCCGTAGCGCTCGATATAGAGAACAACACCATTAAAGCGGCCCGCCTGGCCCTGGGCGGCGTGGCCCATAAGCCCTGGCGCCTCCCGGCCGCCGAGCAGGCCCTGGTGGGCCAGCCCGCCACCGAAGCCAGCTTCCGGCGTGCCGCCGAGGTAGCCATGCAGGGTGCCAAGGCGTTCAAACACAATGCCTATAAGCTCAGGCTGGCCCCCAATACCCTCGTGCAGGCGCTTAAAACAGCCAGCGCGGCCTAA
- a CDS encoding (2Fe-2S)-binding protein — protein sequence MTTNPDLDAPANHDEARRTFLKQSSLLTALALVPGSVVTAAAEGFDERVAAAFEKIPLSLKVNGVKHKVSVEPRATLLDFLREQLHLTGTKKGCDYGQCGACTVHVDGQRVNSCLSFAVMHDGQEITTIEGLADGDRLHPMQEAFVKHDGFQCGYCTPGQIMSAVACVREGHAGSEGEIREYMSGNICRCGAYANIVAAIQDVKGGGQKV from the coding sequence ATGACTACGAACCCCGACCTCGACGCGCCGGCCAACCACGACGAGGCCCGGCGCACGTTTCTCAAGCAGTCGTCGCTGCTCACGGCCCTGGCCCTGGTGCCCGGCTCAGTAGTGACGGCCGCCGCCGAAGGCTTTGACGAGCGCGTGGCCGCCGCCTTCGAAAAGATTCCGTTGAGCCTGAAAGTCAACGGCGTAAAGCATAAGGTTTCGGTGGAGCCGCGCGCGACGCTGCTCGACTTTTTGCGCGAGCAATTGCACCTCACCGGCACCAAAAAGGGCTGCGACTACGGCCAGTGCGGCGCCTGCACGGTGCACGTCGATGGCCAGCGCGTAAACAGTTGCCTGAGCTTCGCGGTGATGCACGATGGCCAGGAAATCACGACCATCGAGGGCCTGGCCGACGGCGACAGGCTGCACCCCATGCAGGAGGCGTTTGTGAAGCACGACGGCTTTCAGTGCGGCTACTGCACCCCCGGCCAGATTATGAGCGCCGTGGCCTGCGTGCGTGAAGGCCACGCCGGCTCAGAGGGCGAAATCAGAGAATATATGAGCGGCAATATTTGCCGCTGCGGCGCCTACGCCAACATTGTGGCCGCTATTCAGGACGTTAAAGGCGGAGGGCAGAAGGTATGA
- a CDS encoding transglutaminase-like domain-containing protein, producing MKNLLLAATVLLTAAAPAPSASVAPRSRTFQLVCRATVPAPAAGTQTLEFWMPVPHNDKSQDVRDLKIEVSGFPNRIKLQNIKASDTNAAVPAPYTVETDIYGNKIMHLVVQAASVLQAGVLYDTKHMAQQLSKLPAAPIEPLVITLTARITRREHLNLRANSDTAPVEAEATDPNLSRWLAPDRLVPLDFKIKAQAQAVIDKAGAKTDLQKARAIYEHVVSTVTYDKTGQGWGRGDIYYACDARRGNCTDFHAIVIGYCRALGIPARFSIGLPLPAERGKGEIKGYHCWAEFFTKQTGWVPVDASEAAKNPDKRAYFFGAHDENRVEFTRGRDLTLTPKQAGAPLNYFVYPYAEADGKPMENVARTYTFEDVEK from the coding sequence ATGAAAAACCTGCTGCTCGCCGCTACTGTGCTACTCACTGCCGCCGCACCGGCTCCTTCCGCGTCCGTAGCCCCGCGCAGCCGCACCTTCCAGCTGGTGTGCCGGGCTACCGTGCCGGCGCCGGCCGCCGGCACCCAGACGCTGGAATTCTGGATGCCCGTGCCGCACAATGACAAGAGCCAGGATGTGCGCGACCTCAAAATAGAGGTGTCTGGCTTTCCAAATCGTATTAAGCTTCAGAATATAAAGGCCTCTGATACGAATGCTGCTGTGCCTGCCCCTTATACTGTTGAAACCGATATATATGGCAACAAAATCATGCATCTGGTAGTGCAAGCGGCTTCAGTCCTTCAGGCTGGTGTGCTATATGATACTAAGCATATGGCCCAGCAATTGTCAAAGCTTCCTGCTGCGCCTATTGAGCCATTAGTGATTACGCTTACGGCCCGCATCACGCGCCGCGAGCATCTGAACCTGCGCGCCAACTCCGATACCGCGCCCGTCGAAGCCGAAGCCACCGACCCCAACCTGAGCCGCTGGCTGGCTCCCGACCGCCTCGTGCCGCTCGACTTTAAAATCAAAGCCCAGGCTCAGGCAGTGATAGACAAGGCCGGCGCCAAAACCGATTTGCAGAAAGCCCGCGCCATCTACGAGCACGTGGTGAGCACCGTCACCTACGACAAAACCGGCCAGGGCTGGGGCCGGGGCGATATATATTATGCCTGCGATGCGCGCCGGGGCAACTGCACCGATTTCCACGCCATTGTCATCGGCTACTGCCGGGCGCTGGGCATTCCGGCGCGCTTCAGCATCGGGCTGCCGCTGCCGGCCGAGCGCGGCAAGGGCGAAATCAAGGGCTACCACTGCTGGGCCGAGTTCTTCACCAAGCAAACCGGCTGGGTGCCGGTTGATGCCTCCGAGGCCGCTAAAAACCCGGATAAGCGTGCCTACTTCTTCGGCGCGCACGATGAAAACCGCGTCGAGTTCACCCGCGGCCGCGACCTGACGTTGACGCCCAAGCAGGCCGGCGCGCCGCTCAACTACTTCGTGTACCCGTATGCCGAGGCCGATGGTAAGCCGATGGAAAACGTGGCGCGCACCTACACCTTCGAAGACGTAGAAAAGTAG
- a CDS encoding NADP-dependent oxidoreductase, protein MPYSNTQVKLASRPTGLPTPENFTIETTEVPALQAGQVLVKNALLSLDPAMRGWMNAGRSYIPPVGIGEVMRALGAGQVVESQHPAFAVGDYVTGGLQVQQYALREGATAVNPAHPGFLQKVDTRHAPLETYLSTLGMTGMTAYFGLLNTGQPKAGETVVVSGAAGAVGSVVGQLAKLKGCRVVGLAGEQEKCDYCVQELGFDACLNYKTEDVRQALRAACPEGIDVYFDNVGGDILDLVLEQIRLRARIVICGAISQYNNTTPVKGPANYLSLLVNRARMEGIVVFDNAAHYGEAAREMAGWLREGKLKAPKVQVEHGVENFLPALLKLFSGQNFGKLLLAP, encoded by the coding sequence ATGCCCTATTCCAACACCCAGGTCAAGCTGGCTTCGCGCCCGACCGGCCTGCCCACCCCCGAAAATTTCACCATCGAAACCACCGAGGTGCCAGCCTTGCAAGCCGGGCAGGTACTGGTTAAAAATGCGCTGCTCTCGCTCGACCCGGCCATGCGCGGGTGGATGAACGCGGGCCGCAGCTACATTCCGCCCGTGGGCATCGGCGAGGTGATGCGGGCGCTCGGCGCGGGCCAGGTGGTGGAATCGCAGCACCCAGCCTTCGCGGTGGGCGACTACGTGACGGGCGGCCTCCAGGTGCAGCAATACGCGCTGCGCGAGGGCGCAACGGCCGTCAACCCGGCCCACCCCGGCTTTCTACAAAAAGTCGATACCCGCCACGCGCCGCTCGAAACCTACCTCTCGACCCTGGGCATGACGGGCATGACGGCCTACTTCGGCCTGCTCAATACCGGCCAGCCCAAAGCCGGCGAAACCGTGGTGGTGAGCGGCGCGGCCGGCGCCGTGGGCAGCGTGGTGGGCCAGCTTGCCAAGCTCAAGGGCTGCCGCGTGGTAGGCCTGGCCGGCGAGCAGGAGAAGTGCGACTACTGCGTGCAGGAGCTGGGCTTCGACGCCTGCCTCAACTACAAAACCGAGGACGTGCGCCAGGCCCTGCGCGCCGCCTGCCCCGAGGGTATCGACGTGTATTTCGACAACGTAGGCGGCGATATTCTGGACCTGGTGCTGGAGCAGATTCGGCTGCGGGCGCGCATCGTCATCTGCGGGGCCATCTCGCAGTATAATAACACGACGCCTGTTAAAGGCCCCGCCAACTACCTGTCGCTGCTCGTGAACCGCGCCCGCATGGAAGGCATCGTGGTATTCGACAACGCCGCTCACTACGGCGAGGCCGCCCGCGAAATGGCCGGCTGGCTGCGCGAAGGCAAGCTCAAAGCGCCCAAAGTGCAGGTCGAGCACGGCGTCGAAAACTTCCTGCCCGCGCTGCTCAAGCTGTTTTCGGGCCAGAATTTCGGCAAGCTGTTGCTGGCGCCGTAA
- a CDS encoding aldo/keto reductase — protein MTTLRELGRSGLHIAPLVLGGNVFGWTADEKTSFAVLDAFVAGGGNAIDTADGYSVWVPGHVGGESETIIGKWLKQRGRRDDVVIATKVGWEVNAENKGLSKSYIMRAVEGSLQRLQTDYIDLYQSHKDDESLPVTEPLEAYAQLIKEGKVRAIGASNFKPERLQAALDAAQQGLPRYESLQPLYNLYDREAFEQDDLPIVQASGIGVIPYYGLAAGFLTGKYRSPADLQKSARGGGVGSKYLNDKGLKILRSLDAVAQRHGVTQAQVALAWLMQAPGITAPIASSTSPAQVQELLKAMSVQLTPQDVQELQG, from the coding sequence ATGACAACACTTCGTGAACTTGGCCGCTCGGGCCTCCACATTGCTCCGCTCGTGCTGGGCGGCAACGTATTCGGCTGGACGGCCGACGAAAAGACTTCCTTTGCCGTGCTCGACGCCTTTGTGGCGGGCGGCGGCAATGCCATCGACACGGCCGATGGCTACTCGGTGTGGGTGCCCGGCCACGTCGGCGGCGAGTCGGAAACCATCATCGGCAAGTGGCTGAAGCAGCGCGGCCGCCGCGACGACGTCGTTATCGCTACTAAAGTTGGCTGGGAAGTAAATGCTGAAAACAAAGGATTGTCAAAATCCTATATTATGCGCGCCGTGGAAGGCTCGCTCCAGCGCCTGCAAACCGACTACATCGACCTCTACCAGTCGCACAAAGACGACGAGAGCCTGCCCGTGACCGAGCCGCTCGAAGCCTATGCGCAGCTCATTAAAGAGGGCAAGGTGCGGGCCATTGGCGCATCCAACTTCAAGCCCGAGCGCCTGCAGGCGGCCCTCGACGCGGCGCAGCAGGGCCTGCCGCGCTACGAAAGCCTGCAGCCGCTGTATAATCTCTACGACCGGGAAGCTTTTGAGCAGGATGACCTGCCCATTGTGCAGGCCAGCGGCATCGGCGTTATTCCGTACTACGGGCTGGCGGCGGGCTTCCTCACCGGCAAGTACCGCAGCCCGGCCGACCTGCAAAAAAGCGCCCGCGGCGGTGGTGTAGGTAGCAAATACCTGAACGACAAGGGCCTGAAAATCCTGCGCAGCCTCGATGCCGTAGCCCAGCGCCACGGCGTCACGCAGGCCCAGGTGGCGCTGGCCTGGCTGATGCAGGCCCCCGGCATCACCGCGCCCATCGCCAGCAGCACCAGCCCCGCCCAGGTACAGGAGCTGCTAAAAGCCATGAGCGTGCAGCTCACGCCCCAGGACGTGCAGGAGCTGCAAGGGTAG